In one Arthrobacter jinronghuae genomic region, the following are encoded:
- a CDS encoding TadE/TadG family type IV pilus assembly protein, producing MNRWQGRRGCGRTCRSGAAGRGPERERGSAVVDFVMVGALVSLVFMAVVQLALVLHVRNTLIDAAATGARYGTLADRTPADGVARTAAVIGNSLGEEYAGDVSYSEQTVDGARLLEITVRAPLPVIGFIGPGDGIEVKGHAARR from the coding sequence ATAAACCGGTGGCAGGGTCGCCGGGGATGCGGCCGGACGTGCCGGTCCGGTGCTGCCGGCCGCGGTCCCGAACGGGAACGGGGGTCCGCCGTCGTCGACTTCGTGATGGTGGGAGCGCTGGTGAGCCTGGTGTTTATGGCTGTGGTGCAGTTGGCGCTGGTGCTGCACGTTCGCAACACCCTGATCGACGCCGCAGCCACGGGCGCGCGCTACGGCACCCTGGCAGACCGCACCCCGGCGGACGGCGTGGCGCGCACGGCCGCCGTAATCGGCAACTCACTCGGCGAGGAATATGCCGGGGACGTGAGCTACTCAGAGCAGACCGTGGACGGCGCACGCCTGTTGGAGATCACGGTGCGGGCGCCGCTGCCGGTCATCGGTTTCATCGGGCCCGGTGACGGAATCGAGGTCAAGGGGCATGCGGCGAGGCGGTGA
- a CDS encoding type II secretion system F family protein produces MGTGLLLVLHRLPLLRQSTFAARVEPQLRSVRPASGLLLSAPDITPFGPLERILRPLLHDAVRRMARFSPANRALGLRLQQAGGNKSVSDYRAEQVLFAGSGFLAGGAVGALLIGSGRMGLVSVALGTCACAVTGFLLRDYLLTRQIERRNSRILAEFPSLAEMMALAVSAGESAVGALERVSAAAQGELADEFNRVLALTRSGHPLTTALQEFSDRIRLAPLTRFVDGVTVAVDRGTPLADVMRAQAQDVRDGAKRDLMETAGKKEIAMMVPVVFGILPLTVLFAVFPGLALLRLGL; encoded by the coding sequence ATGGGCACTGGACTGCTGCTGGTCCTGCACCGGCTGCCGCTGCTGCGGCAGAGTACATTCGCTGCTCGGGTGGAACCACAGCTGCGTTCGGTGCGCCCCGCGTCGGGGCTCCTGCTATCCGCCCCGGACATCACGCCTTTCGGCCCGCTGGAGCGGATCCTGCGTCCGTTGCTCCACGACGCCGTACGCCGGATGGCCCGGTTCTCTCCGGCCAACCGGGCCCTCGGGCTGCGGCTGCAGCAGGCCGGCGGGAACAAGTCCGTTTCGGATTACCGGGCAGAGCAGGTCTTGTTTGCCGGTTCCGGGTTCCTGGCCGGGGGAGCAGTGGGCGCCCTTCTCATCGGCAGCGGTCGCATGGGACTTGTCTCGGTGGCCTTGGGTACGTGTGCCTGTGCCGTTACGGGATTCCTGCTGCGGGATTACCTGCTGACCCGGCAGATTGAACGGCGCAACAGCCGCATCCTGGCGGAATTCCCCAGCCTGGCGGAAATGATGGCGCTAGCCGTCAGCGCCGGGGAAAGCGCCGTCGGAGCGCTGGAACGCGTTTCCGCCGCTGCGCAGGGTGAATTGGCGGACGAGTTCAACCGTGTCCTTGCCCTGACCCGCTCAGGACACCCGCTCACCACAGCCCTGCAGGAGTTCTCCGACCGGATCCGCCTGGCGCCGTTGACCCGGTTCGTCGACGGAGTCACCGTTGCCGTCGACCGCGGAACACCACTGGCGGATGTTATGCGTGCACAGGCGCAGGACGTACGGGACGGTGCGAAGCGGGACCTGATGGAGACCGCAGGCAAAAAGGAAATAGCCATGATGGTGCCCGTGGTTTTTGGAATCCTCCCGTTGACCGTGCTGTTTGCGGTGTTCCCGGGCCTGGCACTGCTGCGGTTGGGGCTGTGA